The sequence aatttgggccaagcccacattaatccaacataAATAGCAGCCATTAATAAaggccaagcccacattaattTCATTGATATGATGGTATAGCTGATGATAAAGACGAAAACATTAAATAAACAAAGGAAATTATGAAATTTAAAAAAACATTAAAGGCCAGCATAGTACGATGTATATTGTGCCGTAGCATAGTAGCTAATTATTAGTAAATCCATTAAATTAAAGGCCAGCATAGTGCAAGGGTATAGCTAGCTAGATGAAAAAAAAGGTTGCGTTGCGTGGGCATAAGGGTCATTTCGTATAAGAATGACGACGACGCTAGGTTCTTACTTAGAATTAAATGGATGTGCAAAACACGTAATATTTTAACAGAGTGAAGTTTGATGAGGTTGTCTGTTTAAACAATGTACGGATTCTCAGCCACAACACACAACAGGCCTCAGCATATATATACCAAACAGCGCACCACCAGCTCAACGGGGGACCAGCCTAAAAATATGCCTCAAAGACCAAGACAAAAAAGAAGAAGAGGAAATTAAATGCATATAAATATAAATCTATAGTCTCTCTTTTGAATTCACATGGCATACTGGGGACCAGTAAGCAGTCAAATTAAAACCaaagcctctctctctctcttctctccatCTTCCTACTAGCTTATTGCATGTCCACCTTTCATATACCCACTTGTTAGCTTGCTGCCCTCCTCAAAGCTCAGACCAACCAGCTCTTCTCCTCCTTGATCTCTCCAAtcaagctctctctctctctctctctctctcaacacATACCAAACTTCCACTCCTCCTAGATAGCTAGCTACTAGCTAGACAGAAATCCCCCATGTAATTGGAGAGAGAACTTATGTGTTCTATGATAGATTAGATATGATGCTTCTCTAGCTCATCAGATCAAATTAGTACTCGACCGATACCAAGTTAATTAAGAAGAAGTTCTCTCAGCAAAGGTAAATTTACTATAAATTATCCCTGCATCCAGTCCAGATCAGATCTGCTCAGAtataaacatcaaaatcttttctTTTGTTGCTCGATCGGTACCTAGTTTGTTTCGTTTCTTGTCTTGTCGATCGATCGTGTCGTGCTACAAGATATATATATAAAGCTCCTCCCTGTTGGTTGCTACATACAAGAGGCGTCAAGCTGGCGAACCGGTGGTGGAGCGTGCCCGGTCACTTGGGCCTGCCGGAGCAGCCGTCCGGCGGCCCCAACCCCAAGACGGAGCCCCCGGCCATGAAGGACCCGGAGCCCAGCAGCCCGGCAGTCGGCGCGCCGGGCGACCACGGAGCCGATGAGACCAACGAGTCCGGTGGCGCCGTGGTGGCGGCGCCCAGCCGGCGGCCCCGCGGGCGCCCGCCGGGGTCCAAGAACAAGCCCAAGCCGCCCATCTTCGTCACGCGCGACAGCCCCAACGCGCTGCGCAGCCACGTCATGGAGGTGGCGGGCGGCGCCGATGTGGCGGACGCCATCGCGCAGTTCTCGCGCCGCCGCCAGCGCGGTGTCTGCGTGCTCAGCGGCGCCGGGACCGTCGCCAACGTGGCGCTGCGGCAACCGTCCGCGCCCACGGCCGTGGTCGCGCTCCGCGGCCGCTTCGAGATCCTCTCGCTTACCGGCACCttcctgcccggccccgcgccgCCGGGGTCCACGGGGCTCACCGTGTACCTGGCCGGGGGCCAGGGGCAGGTGGTTGGCGGCAGCGTTGTAGGCACCCTCATCGCCGCCGGCCCGGTCATGGTGATCGCGTCCACGTTCGCCAACGCAACCTACGAGCGCCTTCCGCTCGAAGAGGAGGATGAAGGGCCAGCTCCACCGATGGCGTCCGGCGGCGGCGCCGATCCGCTCATGGGTGGAGGCCTCGGCATCGCCGACCCGTCAGCGCTGCCCATGTTCAACTTGCCGCCGAGCAACGGGCAGCTTGGAGGCGGCGACGGCTTCCCGTCATGGGCGCACCCGCGGCCACCGTACTGATGATCCTGATGCGCCCAAGGTCGAGCACAGTTGCTAGAATGCAATGGCGAATGCTGTGCGTGCACTGCATGGTCGTTACTGTTCCATTGGAGACGACGACGGCCGGATCGGAGTGGCGCGCCATTAGTAGGTTAGTACATATGATGAAGTGTGGCCGTCGTCCCTAGTGCTACTTTGTTGCCGTGCAATAATCAGATGTCGTTGGTCTCATCATCAGCTTCGATTCATGTGCTGTTGCATCTTTCATGCAATATTGTTTGACAACTTTGCATTGTGTGTTCTTAAATTAAATCTCTCTTGTTTAATCACTTTGAATTTGATCATTTGTTGTTTTGCAACTTGCTGTATATGCATGCGTGCATGCATGTGTTCCTAGATCTTAGCGCAGCGGTCTTTGTTGCATTTCGATCTCCTTTAAGTAATTTATTTAGTAACATATATAAAGTGTCAGGGGTCCCAAATCAGGTACCATCTCTCTATGTATATATTATCTCTAGCAATTATATTGCTCTCCTTGGATGCCCTCAATTTTCTCTTTGAAGTTTGGATAAGAATATTAGGATCATCAGGATTCAGTTCAAAATCCAatactttcttcttctttttgaaaTGAATAAGTTGCATACTTCCTCCGTTTCAAATTGTATGTTGCTGTGATCTTTTTAGATATATAGTCAGAATTTTTGTTATATATTTAAGAAAAACAAAAACAATTTACAATCTAAAACATAAAGGGTACTTATTATAGAGCAGAGTACTAGATATTTAGATAGCGTATATCTAGGTTATATATAACTTACACCTTGTTTAAGAGCTAATAGTTACTTGTTAAAATTAGTTAGAGATATCTAATCAACCTAACTAATAGTCTAGCTATTAGCCACTTTTAGTCAGAAACATCCAAACAATCTATCTAATAGTCCAACTAACTATTGGCTACACCTTTGACTACCTATTAGTTATTAGCTGATTCAACCCACTAAAATTAGATGATAGTTAGCCAGTTAATTTTACTACCAACTTTTTAGTCACCTAACTATTAGCACTAGTGCATTCAAGCGGGGCCTAAGacctgtttgaatgcactagagttaacaattagctgctaaaattagctaAATAGCCTAACTAATAGTTTAGTTATTAGCTACTTTTAGTTGGATACATCATAACACCCTAGCAAATAGTCgtccaactaactattagctgcACCTTCAACTACTCATTAGTTATTAGCTGATTCAATCCACTAAAACTAGCTAACTGTTTGTCGGCTATTTATTAGTTAGCTAATTTCATTACCAATTTTTAGCTAGCTAACCATTTAGCTATAGTGCATTCAAAAGGGCCTTAAATCTGACAAGGAAAAAGGACATAGCTAGCAGAAGAACTCGGCCGATAAGATTCAAGAGCTGATGCATATGCATCTAGCTAGCTAGGGCGGTCTGATCTACTGCTAATAATGTTATTACATTGCACTCGTCCCATATATATGTTGCATTATTGCAACAACAACAACTCACACACAACTGCACTCTGTATTAGTATTTTCTGTTCCGTAAACAGTGAGCCACACACATATGCATGCATGCTGCATGTGCATCAGTAGATATTTCATGTTATGTTGCCTGTTCATCTGAAGAGATGTTCTTGTgcgtgatatatatatatatgtgctaGCTATATATATTAATTTGCATGCAATATGCATGCTCAGATACATTGAGGCATGAAGTTCATTCAGATTTCAAAATTGATTTGTGTGAGCAACTGTTGCGATTTCAAAAGGTTAGTTGCTGCCTGCACGCGCGTGCTAGTTATACGTACTGTGCAGTGGAATTTTAGTAATTGTTGTATATATTGTAAAACTAAACTTGTGTGTACATGTTAGTATCTCAAAAGGCAAGCTAGTCAACTTTTACTTTTAATTTGTGAATAATTATAATTGGATCGAGCAAGTGTACATATATCTGGCTGTTACGTCGTATATATAGTGATGTTTGTGATCAGAAGCTAGCTATACACATACTGTAGTGCGTTGTGCAACATTATTGGTATGTCTCGCGCGGTACTTATTCATCGTTCCCCCCACCCCACAAGCTGAcatttttccaataaggaaaatgatTTAGGCCCTTTCTGGATGCAAAGTATTTTTTTTGAAATAGTAGAGAAATATATAGTCGGTTTTATCAAAtactttggttttcaaaaattaaTGAATTTTGTATACAACAAATCTTGTAGTCGATCTATTTGGATTTGTCAAAATCGTACCGTTTTAAATATTTTAGAAACTGTGCACACATATGAGCACTTTTTTCTCTAATAACCCACAATTTTGTATCTCTTTGGTTCACAAAATTAAACCACCGTTTTGCGATACTATAATTTTCAAAAAC is a genomic window of Zea mays cultivar B73 chromosome 5, Zm-B73-REFERENCE-NAM-5.0, whole genome shotgun sequence containing:
- the LOC100284459 gene encoding DNA-binding protein (The RefSeq protein has 1 substitution compared to this genomic sequence), coding for MKDPEPSSPAVGAPGDHGADETNESGGAVVAAPSRRPRGRPPGSKNKPKPPIFVTRDSPNALRSHVMEVAGGADVADAIAQFSRRRQRGVCVLSGAGTVANVALRQPSAPTAVVALRGRFEILSLTGTFLPGPAPXGSTGLTVYLAGGQGQVVGGSVVGTLIAAGPVMVIASTFANATYERLPLEEEDEGPAPPMASGGGADPLMGGGLGIADPSALPMFNLPPSNGQLGGGDGFPSWAHPRPPY